The following nucleotide sequence is from Brienomyrus brachyistius isolate T26 chromosome 25, BBRACH_0.4, whole genome shotgun sequence.
ACCCCTTCTTCCAGTGCTAATGTATCGATAGCTCCTCTCTGTAAATTTTTCTACCTGGCTTCCTGGTTGATTggtaacaaaaacattttgaggggtttcaaacttgttttttgagtGTGTGGTGACATTCTGGGTGAAATGGCAAGCATTTCAATGTAACACTAAAGTCTGGATGGCATAATGAAGGCAGAACACGAGCTGATCCCCAAAAACGTTCCATGACGCTGTCCGGTTCCTGTCTCGCGCCCATTTGTCTTTCCCAGGGATCGGACTGGGTGTTCTGGTTCGGGAGTATGGCTCCCTGTCCCGACTCCACAAGCAGTATCTGGGCTTCCCAGGAGAAGTCCTGATAAGGATGCTGAAGCTGGTCATCCTGCCCCTCATCGTCTCCAGCATCATAACAGGTCAGAGAATATGGTGGAGATTTCTCTCTGGGAGTGTGTAGAGCCTTTTCTGTAGTCTGAAGAGTGCAGAGatagaaatttcaggtccagaaagtacaaatccagaccaggattttgtttcaaccaaccagtggagtattctgtgactgtgactctttatgctcaactgattggttaaaGCTAAAtcacggtctggatttgtactttctggacctgaaatttccacctctggaaaAGCGTATTAGAAATGCAGGCCCTCTCTTGGCCTCAAGGTGTGGTCATCGTGCCCATACAGTGAATAAACCACTAGGCTGTTGAAAACTAAGCACCGGCTGTGACTGTGACCTGCGGAATCGCAAACTTATATTGCACAACATTTGAAAAGTGATTTGTTCATTTGTTTCATTTGGCTGAGAATCACGTTACTTTTAAACTCTTTCTAATCATTTTTCTGGATTTTTCCACAGGAGTGGCTTCTTTGAATTCAGACGTGTCGTCGCGCATCGGGTTCTGTGTGATAACTTACTATCTATCAACTACTGCTTTGGCTGTTTGCCTGGGTAagtcaagccccccccccccacccccaccctcaaaACACAATCAAGCGTAATATTATTGTTTTCCAGGAATGGTGTTAGTCGCAACAATCAAGCCTGGACTCTCACACGGACCCCACAGTGTGGACTGGAGTGGGTCTACAGAACAGGTCTCCACTCTGGATGCCGTGTTGGATCTTATCAGGTGAAGGATCACTGACAAATCCTCTCTTGAAGCCAACCACCATTCCGGAGCACGGAATTCTTATACATGAACATTCGATCTGTGTCGACTTTGACGGGGAGGCTTTGAGGTGTGGTGACCGACCACTGAAAACGGGACCTCAATCCCCTGTTTTATTTCGCCTGCAGGAATATGTTTCCTGAGAATCTCGTCCAAGCCTGCGCTGAGCAGGTGCAGTACGATCATACAGTACTGTAGTGATGCCAGTAACTGACTGCAGCTTGAGTTGATGTACAGATGTGTTACGTCTAAACTTTACTCATAAGTGAATTTGCTAAACATTACAATGCTGCATTTAATATGTCTCCCACTTCATTACCCAGAGGGTATTTCACTGCTGTCTATTTTCGCTTCAACTGTAGTATAAGACGCAACGGAAAGAAGCTAAACATCAGAGCATGCTCTATGGAAACCCTGAACTCAAGCCTGGGCCTGTCACCATGACAATGCTTTCCCCACAGGTAAAACCTTCCTTTGACATTGCAGCTGGGGACATAAGAAACCAGCTGGCCGCAATGCGGGATAacagaaaataaatgtattacgTTTTTCTGACAGGGTGTtccccagctttgtgccctaCGCTACCTCAGGTTAGGCccaggataagcagctggaaggtggatggatggatgggtattaCATTTGTACCACCAAAATCTAAATGTACTTGACCTCTTGGCTCTGTCTTCCCAGAATGTGACTAAGGAGTACACCATAGTTGGGGTCTACACCGATGGGATCAATGTTCTGGGCCTCATCGTCTTCTGCGTGGTGTTTGGGCTGGTCATCCGGCAGATGGGAGACAAAGGCCGTATTCTGGTGGAGTTCTTCGATGCCATGAATGAAGCCACCATGAAGATGGTCCAGATCATCATGTGGTGAGGACCATCTTTCTCCAGTATCCAAGCGTGGAAAGTGTTGAAGCAGTTTTCGGAGACCCAAATACATCCAACGTTTCTTCTCAGATGGGATTCCTTTCAGTGTCCAGTGACTGTAGTCAATAATCGTTCTGCACTTTTTTTGCGATTCACAGGTACAGGCCTGTCGGAACACATTTGTTATGAGATTTTCAGTAGTCCTGGTAGAACTGACCCCAGAAAGATTCGTACATCACTTAAGATGCCTTATCTGATACGGTGCAGTACtacgcaaaagtcttaggcagtcaagtAAAGCGTCATGTATCTGGACAGTAAGTGGATGGTGGCTGCAATTACTGGAGTGCCttgaggagaggttttgaaatagctaatctgacacactttgacagatatgatatcatagttttatgtcaatatgaagatcatttaaacgtaATTTTTTTTGACGGCCTAAGGTCTTGCACAGTAGCGTATACGCGAGCGAAGGGATTCCCTGCCTCCTCTCTGTCTTTATGTTTCCGTCGCAGGTACATGCCTGTCGGGATACTGTTTCTTATAGCAGCCAAAGTGCTGGAGGTGGAGGATTGGGGCATCTTGCAGAAGCTGGGGCTCTTCATGGTGACCGTGCTGTGCGGGTGAGCGGCTGCCACGGCTTTGCTTTGTAGCACTctatggcgccccctgctggccttaACGCTGCCCAAAGTCTAGACCGAGCTCTACCAGCTTTTGATGTATATAAAGTCCACAGATCCTCGTTAGCCAGAAGTCACAGCTGTGCGCTAATGCATTCAGAGCTGGTGGAGTTAGCATTGGGAATCATGGTGCATCATGGTGTCCTGCTCCAGGTTTAATTCCATGCCCGTTATTTAGGTACTTGGTTATCAATTTTGTAGCTATGGCCAAAACAACGTTTCATAAGCCATTTTCTgagcccactagatggcgctcttggtttACTCTGGGATATGCTATGAGCCCTTCTTCcagcagagagcaccatctagcgGATCCAGAAAACACTGCAAATGGTTCTGTTGCATCGTTTTGGTCGTCATTACAGTTGTGAGTCATAAAGTGATCAgggaattgatttttttttttgtttaatttaaaaaacagTGCAGTTATGTTTAGCCCTTGAATAACGTCTCTGGATTATGGCCAACATTTAGGAGAAGGAGGAAGTTCAAAGTATGGTAATAGTGACCTTTTAGCTTCAGAGAGACTGGCTCTAACTCACACGATGTGTTTTTTCCCCTTCTCTCCAGACTCTCGATCCATTCCTTAATTTCTCTCCCATTTCTGTATGTGGTTATCGTAAGAAAAAATCCCTTCAGATTCTTCTGGGGCATGACTGAGGCCTTGACGACTGCCTTTGTACTCTCCTCCAGGTACAATGGACTGTGTAGAGTGTGACTAAATTGTCTGGAAAAGTGTTCAATTAATTTCCAGACAATTCATGACAGGTGTTTGTGTAGCAGGTGAGCAATGAATTAAATAGTTAGTTTTACCAACCTTAGGATTCTGAAAATAATAAAAGGGGTTGAAAGATGGAAGGATGCATGAAAGCAACCCCTTTTGAGTTAGCATTAACAAACGTTCCCTCCCAGAGTCTTAAAAAAAGCCGAAAGCACAGATTTGATGTCCTGCTTGTTTGCAATTTAACGGCTAGCTCAGCCACATTGCCAATCACCTTCCGCTGTGCAGAAGAGCAAAACGGGATCGATAGGAGGGTCACTCGGTTCATGCTGCCAGTGGGAGCCACCATCAACATGGACGGCACTGCGCTGTACGAGGCCGTGGCGGGCATATTTGTGGCTCAGCTGCACGACTACGACCTGGATGTGGGGAAGATCGTCACCATCAGGTATGACGACTGGGCTGAAATGTGTCATTAATAGATGGAACCAGTGTCCCTCAAAACCCCACCCTGAGGTAACTCCTGGCTGTTGGTTCCTCTTACTGACCTTCCACAGGCATTTATTGAAATCAGCCACAGAGCTGTTTGATGGATTCTTGAAAACTGTTTGAGAGTTACAGCGCTTCCTCTGTTGCTTGCATTATCTGCAGTATAACGGCGACAGTCGCTAGCATCGGAGCGGCTGGAATCCCTTCTGCTGGCTCTGTCACTACGCTAATGGTCCTGACCTCCGTGGGGCTGCCTGTGCATGACGTGTCACTGCTCATTGCTGTGGACTGGCTGCTGTGAGTCTCTCTCTTACCTTTGCGCTTCATGTACTAGCAAGGTCATTTTTGATTGGCTCTTGCGCAAGAAGAGTAGAGCCTGGCAAACTGAAAAGTACGTTACTGAATGAGAGGCATGCTCAGTCACGATAGCTTCAAAATGCTAAGTAAATTTCCAATTGAGTTTAGTTACAGTTAGGGTTTGACCTTCATTGTAGATTTGAAAACTGGTCCGATCAATTCACTGAAAAGTCCTGGTCCAAAGGAAAGATTTGAGTCGTTCACTTGATGTAGTGCAAACAGTGTGTCTAGCTAAGACCATATCGTAGTTAGCATAGTGCttttctcactggctgaaaaTCGTGCCAGTACAAATGTGATTCTGTGTTGTATTGAAATTTGGTTCTAGTCTATCATTCGTGTTAGATTCGTGTGATAGCATGCATTGCAGTAGGACTGACTGTACTAGATTAAAAACTTTCCAAATGAGATTTACCTTTAATGTGCAAAAGAAATTTAAATGTGTATTGTGTATTTTCTCAGAGgaggaactagaggaggtggtaccaaccaatcagatgtcttagtCCCGCCTCATCTAGTTGCTTGGccccacctcctctgcaatctgattggttacctctctgaaccagtcactttttgttctgtcctcagaacatttttgtgcaagtgaaACTCCCACAAATAGGTTGATGGTTTCTTTCTTCTTCTTTCATTTAGCGATCGATTTCGCACAATGGTGAATGTGCTGGGGGATGCAGTCGGTGCTGGAATAGTTCAGAACCTGTCCAAGATGGAGCTGGAGAGGACTGCGTGTGAGCTGGGGGCCTCCAGTCCCAGAAACCTTGAGCAGGTCCTGGATGCCGCTGAGAACTCTTACATCAATGAGGTCTATGCTGAAGAGAACACCGACGGCGATTTGTTCGGTTCTTCTCCGtgttagagcagtgtttcctaacctgGTCCAGAGGCACCCagggacagtccacatttttgttccctcccagctccctgaaaGACAGTCCGCATTACCAGGAGATGGGAGGGAAcgaaaatatggactgtctgcgggtcccgGAGGACCCGATTTGGAAACACTGAGGACGTGAGCCTCCTGATCTGCACAACATTACAGCATCAACGCCACGGTGCTTTTAACTAAACCGGCTGAGGGAAccagaaaaaaatcaatgaTTTATGGCGATTTGTACCACAACTTCACTTCCTTGAAGAAATTAGTGTAAATCTGCACCCTGAAAAAAGCCCGAACGATCCTCTGTGTTTGTTAACCTCAGAAGAGTAAAAACCCAGAAAGGGACAGGCCACTGAAAGCAGTGATACTGCAGAGACATCCTGCTGCTCCCATATAGATTATTCTGAAAGGGTCAGCACAGCCTGACAGGACGTTATTCCACAAGTTGTGATTTAACACTCTGGTTACACACCTCACTATCCGGCGCAAcaataaaatgaaacattttactGCAATGTTCGGCCGTGCGTGTCCTGAATTCATCTATCTGTGATGGACATTTTTGTTACATTATGCTGAAGCCTGGATTCTAAGACGCTACAGTTTATGGTCCATTGATGGCCTCAGGTCTTAGGCAACAGAGATTAATGTAACACTTGGGTGCAGTGATGCAGCACACTtgtccagtgtgtgtgtgtgtgtgtgtgggtaggaGTGtcccatgatggactggcatcccgtccaaggTGTCCACAAGCCGGATGCGGTTTGTTTGAaaggtggatggatgattaaataaGATGGTGTTGAATCTTAGTAAAGTGTATGTAGCCTAAACACACACCCCCGAGTAAAGTCCCCGGGTAAAGGAGGTAATACGTCACACTTTGGACATAAGGCGCTGCTCCTAGCCGCTCTCGGGACACATGCACTCGCTTGCACGCTCACACTAGCACGCACTGCTCAGGGAGCACCCTAGTGCACAGGAAGCACCCGCATCCTCCGGCGGTCCCCGCAGATCTCCAAGTCTGCCAGCCCCTGCCACTCTTTCGCCATGGCTTCCAGTCGGCAGGCGTCGGGGACGAGGGAGAAGAACGAGGCGAGCTCTTCGGGGTTTAGGAGATTCCTGAGGAAGAACTGGCTTTTGATGGCCACATTTCTGTCCGTGCTGGCAGGTGAGTGATTCTGTGCATGAAGTAGGAGGGGAAGGGGGCTCCATGGGGGCTCCAACTGTGTCCAGCTACCTGGCTCATACTAAGATCTGCTTAATTTTTGCTCCTCTCTGTCCCATGGTCTCCACAAATGGGGGGCTGTCCTGCTCAGTGGCTTAAACCTCTGCCCCCCAGTAATGACAGTGACTTGCAGCAGTTACAGGGCTGATATAGCTCACTATGCATGCCGATTAATATGGAAGGGCATCTGGTAGACGTTCAACCCTGGCAGGTTTGCAAGAAAAGCAGAGAGAAAAGACAGTGCTGTGGTCCAACGTGGCCCGGCGTGGTCCGGTGTGGTCCGGCTTGGAACGGCTTAATCCAGTGTGGTCCAGCTTGGTCTAGTGTGGTCTTGTGTGGTCCGGCTTGGTCCGGCGTGGTCCGGCTTGGTCTGGTCTGTCAGAAGATGATTCATTATACAACcctatttccaaaaaagttgggacgctGTGTAaaaggtaaataaaaacagaatgcaatgattttaGCTCAGAGGGGATTATGTGGTTACCTTGACAAAATGCAGTAAGTGTAAATAATACAGTTCTGGAAAAATTTGAGAccactgtatatttattttaaaaatctgtatttttaaattctGGGTTAATCTTGGTTCTGATGGCAGGAGGCTACGCTGCGCGTCAGGCtgtttccaggctcaaagtttctaagacagtagTACACAAGAAGaatgtgaagcaggagacactgggaatgaccagaaaccagccaggtagagggcagaagcagctTTCTAAggccagagatgactgtcagCTTATCCGGCAGTGTCTCATAAATCAGAGGATAACATAAAGTGAAAcaattaagtggtgtgaagtgcactgctaggtcagattcatatcaggctcctaaaAGCAGTACTAAAGACACATAAagcaggaagaagcccttcattgatgagaaacagagaagaaccaggctggagtttgcaaagaaAAGCATATTTTACACGGGCTTGAGGAATGAGTGAAACcgaaaattttgctgtggtctcttaatttttttccagagccgtATATCACAACAGTGCATGATCAATATGTCACAGTATCTGTTTGAGTAACACAGAAAAATACTACAGTACACAATAGCTCAGCGTTCTCGCCCCCCTGGCCGTGTTTGTCTCCCCCAGGGATCGGACTGGGTGTTCTGGTTCGGGAGTATGGCTCCCTGTCCCGACTCCACAAGCAGTATCTGGGCTTCCCAGGAGAAGTCCTGATAAGGATGCTGAAGCTGGTCATCCTGCCCCTCATCGTCTCCAGCATCATAACAGGTCAGGGAACAAGGCGGAGGTTTCTGTCTGGGAGCATGTACAGGTTGTCATGGATTTACTGACAGACCGGCCGTAAGTTGGATGTAAGTTGATCCTTAATTATATGTGCGAAAATGATCATATACATAGTATAGTATACTGTGTAATACAATTATATCATCTTTAAATCGTATTGATCCGTGTTTTGAACCTTTTTATCGCCATTAGTTCATTGCTGCCAGCAGTTGGGGCGGGAACTGTGATACGGTCGTGGCCATATATTTACGGTCTCGAAAAGACCGTAAAGTCAATCAGTCGTAAGTCACATAGGTTGTAAGTCGACGGTCACATGTATTAGCAATGCCTGGTAACAGGTCAAGAATGAAAAACCATCATGCTTTTAGTGAACTGTTTAGTGAACTATTTAGTGAACTGTTTAGTGAACTGTTTAGTGAACTGTTTAGTGAACTAGTTCCCTGAAAAAACAAGAATGCAGTCCTTTTCTGGGAGGAAAGGGCCTCTCGTCTTCCATAGGAGTGGCTGCTCTCGATTCTCGGGTGTCCGGAAGAATCGGTGCTCGTGCACTAGTGTACTACTTCTCCACCACCATCATCGCTGTCGTCCTTGGTGAGTAAGCCGCTCTTCCCAGCCTTTACACGCCAGGCCACATCCCTGCGTCAAACCATGGGAAATCGGTTATTCAAAACACCTCGAAGCCATCTCCTGACTTATAGATAGACCCAAACTGTTGACACACAGAACAGCAGTCAAAATTAATAGAATAGCGTTTTCGTTCCCCATCAAACATCTTCACAGAGATGTGTCCCTCCTGGGATGTGTGAACAGTGGTTGTCTTTGTCACTACCTACAGTATCAATCAaaggtttggacacacctacccataaAACGGTCTGAGCACTTCAGAATAATTATAGACattaaaactataaaataacctatatggaattatgcactgaccaaaaaatgatcaaacaaaaaaatatattttgggtGATgtggggcagctctgtgggttaaCAATCATAAAGTTGCTAGTTAAGATTGATCCCAtgattgggcccttgagcgaggcccttaaccccaatcactccagggactggctgaccctactgtgTCCTCTCTCCTTCGTAGGTGGCATCACTTGTCCAAATTTGGTATCAAGTCTCACATTTTACCTATGAGACTCCCGGTGTTATTTGTCTGCTATCACACAATGTACTTGAACCAAAAACGTTTTCTTCGGTATCTGAAATAATTTGCTGCAACGGGTTACCTGAACATAGTCTGCCACCCTTGTTATCCTGCATTAATTTCTGGGTTATAAaccaatatggggggggggggggttagggtcgtGACCCTGAGAAGTAAAGTGGTTTTGTAACACTGATGTCAGACGCATCCAAAATGACTGAGAAAAGACAGTCCAGTGCAAAACACCCACGGCATTATTTGTCAGAATTTTCAAATCAGTGGAGCATTCAGTGTGACTGTATTGAGAAATCAAAACTGGGAAAAGTTATGTGCTCTGTGAAGTGTCATTGTGTCTGTTTAAGCACCATTTTGtagtaacaacaataataaatgcTAGCGTTCAAAATTGTGAAAACATCTAACATTTCTGGCCCAACGATTTAAAAATTGCTGCAGGAATATTGCCGgcaatgtttataaacaatcaaacAATGTTACAAATGTCATACACTGGATGATTCAATAAGTAGCTGGAGCAGCagttgaataaagttctgcaatcaATACAAATTGTAAGCGTTTCCACAAATATAAGCTAAAGATATGAGCGTAGGGAGTCTGTTTTGATGACTTATGGGTTTCACCGAAACATACAACTCCCTGCTTGCTCACTGCAGTTAGGTTAACATGTCATGGAGAGTGATTATGACACAGGGACTCATGTGGGCTCGCAGGGATTGTCTTGGTGACAACCATCAAGCCGGGGGCTTTCTATCGAGCAGATATTCCTGATGGGGAGGGGTCCATCCTGCAAGTCAGCACTGTGGATGTTCTGTTGGATCTATTCAGGTAACAAAAGAAGAGCGTAAGTGTCTGGAATCGGTATCATGCCATTTGATTCAGAAGGTCTCACTCAGCAGGAATCTCAAAGTACTTTAACTGACGTGTAAATTCATCTGTATTTAATCAACAGGAATATGTTTCCAGACAATCTTGTCCAGGCTTCTTTCCAGCAGGTAAGCATGCGTTTAATAATCAGCATCAACCACAATAATCATCAGCTGATATAAATCATGttcaattataaataataaatcagcAACTGACTGGAAATAGACGTGTAACTAACCAAACAAGAGAATTACAGTATAAGACAAGCCGCAAAGAGAATAAAGGCAGTCAGCTGCTGGCCAATGCCTCCGTCACTGTGAGCGTCCCCAGTGATGTCACCGGAGCACCGACGGAGGTAGGTATCATGCCCGCCCCCTCATATCTCACTCAGTGAAGAGGCAGCTGTACTTTGCTCGTAGCTGCGTGCAATTTACTTTATGAACTGGTTTAAcattaaaagtgtttttttttttttgacggaAGAATTgtctgtaaggggcggcatggtggtgcagtggttagcactgttgcctcacacctctgggacccgggttcgagtctccgcctggg
It contains:
- the LOC125720568 gene encoding excitatory amino acid transporter 3-like isoform X2, which codes for MAMKDVRGLCWRSVLRKSPCLFATVVAAMLGIGLGVLVREYGSLSRLHKQYLGFPGEVLIRMLKLVILPLIVSSIITGVASLNSDVSSRIGFCVITYYLSTTALAVCLGMVLVATIKPGLSHGPHSVDWSGSTEQVSTLDAVLDLIRNMFPENLVQACAEQYKTQRKEAKHQSMLYGNPELKPGPVTMTMLSPQNVTKEYTIVGVYTDGINVLGLIVFCVVFGLVIRQMGDKGRILVEFFDAMNEATMKMVQIIMWYMPVGILFLIAAKVLEVEDWGILQKLGLFMVTVLCGLSIHSLISLPFLYVVIVRKNPFRFFWGMTEALTTAFVLSSSSATLPITFRCAEEQNGIDRRVTRFMLPVGATINMDGTALYEAVAGIFVAQLHDYDLDVGKIVTISITATVASIGAAGIPSAGSVTTLMVLTSVGLPVHDVSLLIAVDWLL